The Oncorhynchus tshawytscha isolate Ot180627B linkage group LG05, Otsh_v2.0, whole genome shotgun sequence genome includes a window with the following:
- the myt1la gene encoding myelin transcription factor 1-like, a isoform X6, with product MEVDAVEKHHRTRSKGVRVPVETAAQELFSCPTPGCDGSGHVSGKYARHRSVYGCPLAKKRKTQEKQPLEPSPKRRPYLTPTDPEVNPAAIFPSYEPEPMDEGEEKEQGEVDGEIQEEGEEEEGEEGEEVEEIEEEGFSEDNGELGEEEEEGEEADEEEEEVEMEVVGPVEVEQVEEGIEEDEEADDGDDEEQEEGEEEEEQEDEGDEDEHEEEEEEEEEEEVQSHHEPENRHKNGGQSKHHPTGQKDNINNSAPGPNVGPNGEEYENYDELVAKSLLNLGKIAEDAAYQAMTESEMNSNSSNSAGEDDDDDDDDDDDEEGNERGGGRKGKLSVDLDSDVVRETVDSLKLLAQGHGAVLPDDGYPEGTGLEDGRHPNGRPHHHGVRGQAEESEEEVCLSSLECLRNQCFDLARKLSETSPSDRLGHPGLQHHQAHQNHHPNQSHHHLQHQTGHHHHQAQHQPPAQAHHLPRYESCQEGQQPDERGSLERSYSDMVNLMKLEEQLSPASRGGYSASCHQDGDEDTTSVASDRSDEAFDMTKGNLSLLEKAIAMESERAKVMRDRMASEGHHMVARRDNHHHHHHGEHSPRQSSGAEERKSRMHHDGSKRAYYPKDSARGDKKESKCPTPGCDGTGHVTGLYPHHRSLSGCPHKDRVPPEILAMYENVLKCPTPGCSGRGHVNSNRNSHRSLSGCPIAAAEKMVKVQEKHIPCDGGPKSNQASDRVLSTPRSNLAKELEKYSKTSFDYGQGYDSQQHIYGGGKRGLVPKPQGRDFSSKGYDAKRYCKSPASSTTSSYAPSSSSLSCGGGGGGSSASSTCSKSSFDYTHDMEAAHMAATAILNLSTRCREMPHGLGGKPQDLLSQSPDGDVDDNSTLDLSVSRGQPGGPEGSGTVLTPLQPMSPQRQALLNSSRCYQMSEADCWDLPVDYTKIKRITDDDHKESSFFSSLHQVDDLDPFQDLLDEQHYGGDVTMPSPKHKYSACKEGKKELITLSNCQLADKSIRSMMTTNAQDLKCPTPACDGSGHITGNYASHRRPFPSSLSGCPRAKKSGIKILHSKEDKDDQEPIRCPVPGCDGQGHVTGKYASHRSASGCPLAAKRQKDGYVNGSQFAWKSGKTDGMSCPTPGCDGSGHVSGSFLTHRSLSGCPRATSAMKKARMTGVEMLTIKQRASKGIENDEDIKQLDTEIKDLNESNNQVESDMIKLRTQITTMETNLKSIEEENKVIEQQNDSLLHELANLSQSLINSLANIQLPHMKPMPQKEAPVKHSCCLQMPHREPMNEQNFDSYVNTLTDMYTHQDQYQSPENKALLENIKQAVQGIQV from the exons ATGGAGGTGGACGCGGTTGAGAAACACCACCGGACACGTTCCAAAGGGGTCCGAG ttccggTGGAGACGGCAGCACAGGAGTTATTCAG CTGCCCTACTCCAGGATGTGATGGAAGTGGACATGTCAGTGGCAAATACGCCAGACACCGCAG TGTCTATGGCTGCCCCCTGGCCAAGAAGAGGAAGACCCAGGAGAAACAGCCTCTGGAGCCTTCCCCCAAGAGGAGGCCCTACTTAACCCCTACCGACCCAGAGGTGAACCCTGCTGCCATCTTCCCCTCCTATGAGCCTGAACCcatggatgagggagaggagaaggagcaggGGGAGGTAGACGGGGAGAttcaggaggaaggagaagaggaggaaggggaggagggggaagaggtagaagagatagaggaggaaggaTTTTCTGAGGATAACGGGGAGCtaggtgaggaagaggaggaaggagaagaggcagatgaggaggaggaggaggtggagatggaggtagtAGGGCCAGTGGAGGTGGAACAGgtggaggaagggatagaggaagatgaggaagcagatgatggggatgatgaagagcaagaggaaggggaggaggaagaggaacaggaggatGAGGGTGACGAAGATGAAcatgaggaggaagaagaggaggaggaggaagaagaggtccAGAGTCACCATGAGCCAG AGAACCGGCACAAAAATGGCGGACAATCAAAGCATCACCCTACGGGACAGAAGGATAACATCAACAACAGTGCCCCTGGCCCTAACGTCGGCCCTAATGGTGAAGAGTATGAAAACTATGATGAGCTGGTGGCCAAGTCCCTTCTCAACCTGGGGAAGATCGCAGAGGACGCCGCCTACCAGGCCATGACCGAGTCAGAGATGAACAGCAACTCCTCCAACAGTGCCGGCgaggacgatgatgatgatgatgatgatgatgatgatgaagagggcAACGAGCGCGGTGGGGGCAGGAAGGGCAAGCTGAGCGTGGATCTGGACAGCGACGTGGTCAGGGAGACGGTGGATTCGCTCAAGCTGTTGGCGCAGGGCCACGGCGCTGTGCTCCCCGACGATGGCTACCCAGAAGGCACCGGTTTGGAGGATGGCAGGCATCCCAATGGGCGACCCCACCACCATGGCGTCAGGGGTCAGGCtgaggagagcgaggaggaggTGTGCCTCAGCAGTCTGGAGTGTCTGAGGAACCAGTGCTTCGACCTGGCCCGCAAGCTGAGCGAGACGTCGCCTTCCGACCGCCTTGGACACCCCGGCCTGCAACACCACCAGGCCCATCAGAACCACCACCCTAACCAGTCCCACCACCACCTGCAGCATCAAAccggccaccaccaccaccaggctcAGCACCAGCCTCCGGCTCAGGCCCACCACCTGCCCAGGTACGAGAGCTGCCAGGAGGGCCAGCAGCCTGACGAGCGTGGGTCCCTGGAGCGCAGCTACTCGGACATGGTCAACCTGATGAAGCTGGAGGAGCAGCTGAGCCCGGCCTCCAGGGGGGGCTACTCGGCCAGCTGCCACCAGGACGGGGACGAGGACACCACGTCGGTGGCCTCGGACCGCTCGGACGAGGCCTTTGACATGACCAAAGGCAACCTGTCCCTGCTGGAGAAGGCCATCGCCATGGAGTCAGAGCGAGCCAAGGTCATGAGGGATCGCATGGCCTCGGAGGGACATCATATGGTGGCCCGAAGGGacaatcatcatcaccaccaccacggcGAGCACAGCCCCAGACAGAGCAGCGGGGCGGAGGAGCGGAAGTCCAGAATGCACCACGATGGGTCAAAGAGAGCATACTACCCTAAAG ATTCTGCAAGGGGGGACAAGAAGGAGAGTAAGTGTCCGACGCCGGGCTGCGATGGGACAGGCCACGTCACGGGTCTCTACCCCCACCACAGGAGCCTGTCAGGCTGCCCCCACAAGGACAGGGTGCCACCAGAGA TTCTTGCAATGTATGAAAATGTTCTAAAGTGCCCTACTCCTGGCTGCTCGGGGCGTGGCCATGTCAATAGCAACAGGAACTCCCACCGCAG TCTCTCGGGGTGCCCCATCGCTGCTGCAGAGAAGATGGTTAAAGTCCAGGAGAAGCACATCCCATGTGACGGGGGCCCCAAGTCCAACCAGGCTTCAGACCGTGTGCTGAG CACGCCGCGCTCCAACCTGGCCAAGGAGCTGGAGAAGTACTCCAAGACCAGCTTCGACTACGGCCAAGGCTACGACAGCCAGCAACACATCTACGGTGGGGGGAAGAGAGGCCTGGTCCCCAAGCCCCAAGGACGGGACTTCTCGTCTAAGGGATATGACG CCAAGCGCTACTGTAAGAGCCCAGCCAGCAGCACGACGAGCAGCTACgctcccagcagcagcagtctGAGCTGCGGAGGGGGAGGGGGCGGCAGCAGCGCCAGCAGCACCTGCAGCAAAAGCAGCTTCGACTACACACACGACATGGAGGCTGCCCACATGGCCGCCACGGCCATCCTCAACCTGTCCACGCGCTGCAGGGAGATGCCCCACGGCCTGGGAGGCAAGCCCCAGGATCTCCTCTCCCAG agtCCTGATGGGGATGTGGATGACAACAGTACCCTGGACCTGAGTGTGAGCCGTGGGCAGCCTGGGGGTCCTGAGGGGAGTGGCACGGTGCTGACGCCCCTGCAGCCCATGTCCCCCCAGCGGCAGGCCCTGCTCAACAGCAGCCGCTGCTACCAGATGAGTGAGGCCGACTGCTGGGACCTGCCCGTGGACTACACCAAGATCAAGCGCATCACTGACGACGATCACAAAGAG TCTTCCTTTTTTTCATCCCTCCACCAGGTCGATGACCTGGACCCATTCCAGGACCTTCTGGATGAGCAGCACTATGGAGGGGACGTGACCATGCCCAGCCCCAAACACAAGTACTCCGCCTGCAAGGAGGGCAAGAAGGAACTCATCAC TCTCTCAAACTGCCAGTTAGCTGACAAAAGCATCCGCAGTATGATGACAACCAATGCCCAAGACCTCAA GTGTCCCACTCCGGCATGTGACGGGTCTGGACACATCACTGGGAACTACGCCTCGCACAGGAG ACCTTTCCCCTCTAGTCTGTCAGGCTGTCCACGGGCGAAGAAGAGCGGGATCAAGATACTGCACAGCAAGGAGGACAAGGATGACCAGGAGCCAATTAG GTGTCCAGTCCCAGGCTGTGATGGACAGGGTCACGTGACGGGGAAATACGCATCTCACCGCAGTGCGTCGGGCTGCCCCCTGGCGGCCAAGCGGCAGAAGGATGGCTATGTCAACGGCTCCCAGTTTGCATGGAAGTCCGGGAAGACAGATGGCATGTCGTGCCCGACCCCGGGCTGCGATGGATCAGGACATGTCAGCGGGAGCTTCCTGACCCATCGGAG TCTTTCTGGTTGCCCGCGTGCCACCTCAGCCATGAAGAAAGCCAGAATGACTGGGGTAGAAATGTTAACGATCAAGCAACGGGCAAGCAAAG GAATAGAAAATGATGAGGACATCAAACAGCTGGATACAGAAATCAAAGATCTAAACGAATCAAACAATCAAGTGGAATCAGACATGATTAAACTTAGGACACAA ATCACCACTATGGAGACTAACCTGAAGTCCATAGAGGAGGAGAACAAAGTTATTGAGCAGCAGAATGATTCCCTACTGCACGAACTAGCCAACCTCAGCCAGTCTCTCATCAACAGCTTAGCGAATATCCAGCTCCCACATATG
- the myt1la gene encoding myelin transcription factor 1-like, a isoform X8, whose protein sequence is MEVDAVEKHHRTRSKGVRVPVETAAQELFSCPTPGCDGSGHVSGKYARHRSVYGCPLAKKRKTQEKQPLEPSPKRRPYLTPTDPEVNPAAIFPSYEPEPMDEGEEKEQGEVDGEIQEEGEEEEGEEGEEVEEIEEEGFSEDNGELGEEEEEGEEADEEEEEVEMEVVGPVEVEQVEEGIEEDEEADDGDDEEQEEGEEEEEQEDEGDEDEHEEEEEEEEEEEVQSHHEPENRHKNGGQSKHHPTGQKDNINNSAPGPNVGPNGEEYENYDELVAKSLLNLGKIAEDAAYQAMTESEMNSNSSNSAGEDDDDDDDDDDDEEGNERGGGRKGKLSVDLDSDVVRETVDSLKLLAQGHGAVLPDDGYPEGTGLEDGRHPNGRPHHHGVRGQAEESEEEVCLSSLECLRNQCFDLARKLSETSPSDRLGHPGLQHHQAHQNHHPNQSHHHLQHQTGHHHHQAQHQPPAQAHHLPRYESCQEGQQPDERGSLERSYSDMVNLMKLEEQLSPASRGGYSASCHQDGDEDTTSVASDRSDEAFDMTKGNLSLLEKAIAMESERAKVMRDRMASEGHHMVARRDNHHHHHHGEHSPRQSSGAEERKSRMHHDGSKRAYYPKDSARGDKKESKCPTPGCDGTGHVTGLYPHHRSLSGCPHKDRVPPEILAMYENVLKCPTPGCSGRGHVNSNRNSHRSLSGCPIAAAEKMVKVQEKHIPCDGGPKSNQASDRVLRPMCFVKQLEIPQYGYKNNVSTSTPRSNLAKELEKYSKTSFDYGQGYDSQQHIYGGGKRGLVPKPQGRDFSSKGYDAKRYCKSPASSTTSSYAPSSSSLSCGGGGGGSSASSTCSKSSFDYTHDMEAAHMAATAILNLSTRCREMPHGLGGKPQDLLSQSPDGDVDDNSTLDLSVSRGQPGGPEGSGTVLTPLQPMSPQRQALLNSSRCYQMSEADCWDLPVDYTKIKRITDDDHKEVDDLDPFQDLLDEQHYGGDVTMPSPKHKYSACKEGKKELITLSNCQLADKSIRSMMTTNAQDLKCPTPACDGSGHITGNYASHRSLSGCPRAKKSGIKILHSKEDKDDQEPIRCPVPGCDGQGHVTGKYASHRSASGCPLAAKRQKDGYVNGSQFAWKSGKTDGMSCPTPGCDGSGHVSGSFLTHRSLSGCPRATSAMKKARMTGVEMLTIKQRASKGIENDEDIKQLDTEIKDLNESNNQVESDMIKLRTQITTMETNLKSIEEENKVIEQQNDSLLHELANLSQSLINSLANIQLPHMEPMNEQNFDSYVNTLTDMYTHQDQYQSPENKALLENIKQAVQGIQV, encoded by the exons ATGGAGGTGGACGCGGTTGAGAAACACCACCGGACACGTTCCAAAGGGGTCCGAG ttccggTGGAGACGGCAGCACAGGAGTTATTCAG CTGCCCTACTCCAGGATGTGATGGAAGTGGACATGTCAGTGGCAAATACGCCAGACACCGCAG TGTCTATGGCTGCCCCCTGGCCAAGAAGAGGAAGACCCAGGAGAAACAGCCTCTGGAGCCTTCCCCCAAGAGGAGGCCCTACTTAACCCCTACCGACCCAGAGGTGAACCCTGCTGCCATCTTCCCCTCCTATGAGCCTGAACCcatggatgagggagaggagaaggagcaggGGGAGGTAGACGGGGAGAttcaggaggaaggagaagaggaggaaggggaggagggggaagaggtagaagagatagaggaggaaggaTTTTCTGAGGATAACGGGGAGCtaggtgaggaagaggaggaaggagaagaggcagatgaggaggaggaggaggtggagatggaggtagtAGGGCCAGTGGAGGTGGAACAGgtggaggaagggatagaggaagatgaggaagcagatgatggggatgatgaagagcaagaggaaggggaggaggaagaggaacaggaggatGAGGGTGACGAAGATGAAcatgaggaggaagaagaggaggaggaggaagaagaggtccAGAGTCACCATGAGCCAG AGAACCGGCACAAAAATGGCGGACAATCAAAGCATCACCCTACGGGACAGAAGGATAACATCAACAACAGTGCCCCTGGCCCTAACGTCGGCCCTAATGGTGAAGAGTATGAAAACTATGATGAGCTGGTGGCCAAGTCCCTTCTCAACCTGGGGAAGATCGCAGAGGACGCCGCCTACCAGGCCATGACCGAGTCAGAGATGAACAGCAACTCCTCCAACAGTGCCGGCgaggacgatgatgatgatgatgatgatgatgatgatgaagagggcAACGAGCGCGGTGGGGGCAGGAAGGGCAAGCTGAGCGTGGATCTGGACAGCGACGTGGTCAGGGAGACGGTGGATTCGCTCAAGCTGTTGGCGCAGGGCCACGGCGCTGTGCTCCCCGACGATGGCTACCCAGAAGGCACCGGTTTGGAGGATGGCAGGCATCCCAATGGGCGACCCCACCACCATGGCGTCAGGGGTCAGGCtgaggagagcgaggaggaggTGTGCCTCAGCAGTCTGGAGTGTCTGAGGAACCAGTGCTTCGACCTGGCCCGCAAGCTGAGCGAGACGTCGCCTTCCGACCGCCTTGGACACCCCGGCCTGCAACACCACCAGGCCCATCAGAACCACCACCCTAACCAGTCCCACCACCACCTGCAGCATCAAAccggccaccaccaccaccaggctcAGCACCAGCCTCCGGCTCAGGCCCACCACCTGCCCAGGTACGAGAGCTGCCAGGAGGGCCAGCAGCCTGACGAGCGTGGGTCCCTGGAGCGCAGCTACTCGGACATGGTCAACCTGATGAAGCTGGAGGAGCAGCTGAGCCCGGCCTCCAGGGGGGGCTACTCGGCCAGCTGCCACCAGGACGGGGACGAGGACACCACGTCGGTGGCCTCGGACCGCTCGGACGAGGCCTTTGACATGACCAAAGGCAACCTGTCCCTGCTGGAGAAGGCCATCGCCATGGAGTCAGAGCGAGCCAAGGTCATGAGGGATCGCATGGCCTCGGAGGGACATCATATGGTGGCCCGAAGGGacaatcatcatcaccaccaccacggcGAGCACAGCCCCAGACAGAGCAGCGGGGCGGAGGAGCGGAAGTCCAGAATGCACCACGATGGGTCAAAGAGAGCATACTACCCTAAAG ATTCTGCAAGGGGGGACAAGAAGGAGAGTAAGTGTCCGACGCCGGGCTGCGATGGGACAGGCCACGTCACGGGTCTCTACCCCCACCACAGGAGCCTGTCAGGCTGCCCCCACAAGGACAGGGTGCCACCAGAGA TTCTTGCAATGTATGAAAATGTTCTAAAGTGCCCTACTCCTGGCTGCTCGGGGCGTGGCCATGTCAATAGCAACAGGAACTCCCACCGCAG TCTCTCGGGGTGCCCCATCGCTGCTGCAGAGAAGATGGTTAAAGTCCAGGAGAAGCACATCCCATGTGACGGGGGCCCCAAGTCCAACCAGGCTTCAGACCGTGTGCTGAG GCCAATGTGCTTTGTGAAACAGCTGGAGATCCCACAGTACGGTTACAAAAATAACGTCTCCACCAGCACGCCGCGCTCCAACCTGGCCAAGGAGCTGGAGAAGTACTCCAAGACCAGCTTCGACTACGGCCAAGGCTACGACAGCCAGCAACACATCTACGGTGGGGGGAAGAGAGGCCTGGTCCCCAAGCCCCAAGGACGGGACTTCTCGTCTAAGGGATATGACG CCAAGCGCTACTGTAAGAGCCCAGCCAGCAGCACGACGAGCAGCTACgctcccagcagcagcagtctGAGCTGCGGAGGGGGAGGGGGCGGCAGCAGCGCCAGCAGCACCTGCAGCAAAAGCAGCTTCGACTACACACACGACATGGAGGCTGCCCACATGGCCGCCACGGCCATCCTCAACCTGTCCACGCGCTGCAGGGAGATGCCCCACGGCCTGGGAGGCAAGCCCCAGGATCTCCTCTCCCAG agtCCTGATGGGGATGTGGATGACAACAGTACCCTGGACCTGAGTGTGAGCCGTGGGCAGCCTGGGGGTCCTGAGGGGAGTGGCACGGTGCTGACGCCCCTGCAGCCCATGTCCCCCCAGCGGCAGGCCCTGCTCAACAGCAGCCGCTGCTACCAGATGAGTGAGGCCGACTGCTGGGACCTGCCCGTGGACTACACCAAGATCAAGCGCATCACTGACGACGATCACAAAGAG GTCGATGACCTGGACCCATTCCAGGACCTTCTGGATGAGCAGCACTATGGAGGGGACGTGACCATGCCCAGCCCCAAACACAAGTACTCCGCCTGCAAGGAGGGCAAGAAGGAACTCATCAC TCTCTCAAACTGCCAGTTAGCTGACAAAAGCATCCGCAGTATGATGACAACCAATGCCCAAGACCTCAA GTGTCCCACTCCGGCATGTGACGGGTCTGGACACATCACTGGGAACTACGCCTCGCACAGGAG TCTGTCAGGCTGTCCACGGGCGAAGAAGAGCGGGATCAAGATACTGCACAGCAAGGAGGACAAGGATGACCAGGAGCCAATTAG GTGTCCAGTCCCAGGCTGTGATGGACAGGGTCACGTGACGGGGAAATACGCATCTCACCGCAGTGCGTCGGGCTGCCCCCTGGCGGCCAAGCGGCAGAAGGATGGCTATGTCAACGGCTCCCAGTTTGCATGGAAGTCCGGGAAGACAGATGGCATGTCGTGCCCGACCCCGGGCTGCGATGGATCAGGACATGTCAGCGGGAGCTTCCTGACCCATCGGAG TCTTTCTGGTTGCCCGCGTGCCACCTCAGCCATGAAGAAAGCCAGAATGACTGGGGTAGAAATGTTAACGATCAAGCAACGGGCAAGCAAAG GAATAGAAAATGATGAGGACATCAAACAGCTGGATACAGAAATCAAAGATCTAAACGAATCAAACAATCAAGTGGAATCAGACATGATTAAACTTAGGACACAA ATCACCACTATGGAGACTAACCTGAAGTCCATAGAGGAGGAGAACAAAGTTATTGAGCAGCAGAATGATTCCCTACTGCACGAACTAGCCAACCTCAGCCAGTCTCTCATCAACAGCTTAGCGAATATCCAGCTCCCACATATG